The DNA segment CCGCAGGGCTGGCGTGGGGGGCCATCACCCCTTCCACGACGGCGATCAGGCGCGACTGGCCGGACTTCGCCGGCCGGTCCGGCTTCAGGACGAAGCCCAGGCCGCCGGCTAAAAGGGCTCCGAGCGCCAGGATCGCCGCGGTGGCGAACAGGCGCTCGGAGAGGGGCAGGGTCCGCAGGCTCACGGCACCCCGCTAATCGATGGGCACGTCGCCGGTGGCCCGGCTGCCCCGCATGAGGAACAGCAGCGGGAAGAGGACGAAGCACATCATCCCCATGAACCAGAACGTGTCCGAGAAGGCCATCATGCTCGACTGCTTGAGCACGGTGCCGTAGACGCTGCCCTGGGCCATGTGGGCCGCGTCCGCGGGAGACAGGCCGCCGCGGAGGACGCCCATCTGGGCCGCGCGGTCCAGGAAGCCCTGGTAGGCGGGATCGCCGGGCGTCAGGTGGCCCATCAGGTTGGCCTGATGGACCTGGGCCCGCCGCGCCAGCATGGTGGTGGCCAGGGCGATCCCGGTGCTGCCGCCGATGTTGCGCACCAGGTTCATGAGGCCCGCGGCGTGGCTGGTCTTCTCCGGAGGGATGTGCTGGAAGGCGGAGACGTTGATGGGGATGAACAGGAAGGCGAAGCCCAGGCTCTGGACGACGCGGGACCACATCGCCGTCTGGAAATCCACCTGGAGGTTGAACCCGGCCATCTGGATCAGCCCCAGCCCGCAGGCGAAGAACCCGATCCCGATGAGCCACCGCGTGTCCACTTTCTTCAGGAGCAGCGCCACCACGGGCATCATCAGCATGATGGCCAAGCCGCCCGGACTCAGCACCCAGCCGCTGAGGAGGGCCGTGTAGCCCAGCAGGGTCTGGAGGAAGATGGGCAGGAGCGCCAGGCTGCCGTAGAGCACGAAGCCCAGGACGAACAGCATCAGGATGGCCACCGCGAACGTGCGGTCCTTCAGCAGGCGGAAGTCCACGATGGGCCGGGCCTTCCGCAATTCGTAGAGAACGGCGAAGACCAGCGCCACCGCCGCCGTGATGGCGAAGAAGACGATGAAATTAGAACTGAACCAATCCTTGCGCTGGCCTTCGTCGAGGACGATCTCCAGCGAGGCGAGGCCCAGGGTGAGGATCCCGATTCCCAGGTAGTCGAACCGCGCGCCCTCCTTGAGGGAGATGCGGTGGAACGTCGGCGGGTCCTGCACCAGCGAGCTGGTGAGCGTGAAGGACAGGAAGCCCACGGGGATGTTGATGAGGAAGATCCAGTGCCAGCTGAAGTTGTCCGTCAGCCAGCCGCCGAGCACGGGGCCGATGATGGGCGCGAGCACCACGCCCATCCCGTAGACGGCCATGGCGGCGCCGCGTTTCTCGTGCGGGAAGGTCTCCACCAGGATGGCCTGGGAGATGGGCTGGAGGCCGCCGCCGCCGAGGCCCTGGAGCACGCGGAAGAAGATCAGCCAGCCCAGCGACGGCGCGATCCCGCAGAGGAACGACGCCACCGTGAACACGGTCACGCAGGTGAGGTAGAACCGCTTCCGGCCGATGAGGCTGGAGAAGTAGCCGCCGAGGGGCAGCACGACGGCGTTCGCCACCAGGTACGACGTCAGCACCCAGGTGGTCTCCTCCACCGTGGCCGACAGGTCCCCCGCGATGTGCGGAAGGGCCACGTTGGCCACACTGGTGTCGAGGACCTCCATGAAGGTCGCGATCATCACCGTAAGGGCGATGACCCAGGGATTGATGGTGCGATGGGAGGAGGTCACTGGGCGGTTCCGGCGCTCACTTCAGGATCACCGTCGCCTCGACGTTCATGCCGGGGCGGAGGATCACCTTCTTGGCGTCCTGCTCGTCGATGTGGATCTTCACGGGGATGCGCTGGACCACCTTCACGAAGTTGCCCACGGCGTTCTCGGGGGGAAGGAGGCTCATCCGCGAGCCGGTGGAGCCGGCGATGGAATCCACGCGGGCCTTCAGCACGACGCCGTTCATGTCCACCTTGATTTCGGCCTCCTGGCCGGGCTGCATCCGGGCAAGCTGCGTCTCCTTGAAGTTCGCGGTGACCCAGGTCTGGTGCAGCGGAATGAGGGTGAGCAGGCCCTGGCCGGGCTGGATGGTCTGGCCCGCTTCCACGATGCGGCGCGTGACCACGCCGTCCACGGGGGCGAGGATCTGGGTGTAGCCGAGCTGCAGCTCCAGCCCTTCCTGGGCGGCGCGGGCCTGCTCCACCTGGGCCTGGGCGGACGCCAGGCGGGCTTCGGCGGCGCCCACGGCCACCTTGCGGATGTCGGCCTCCTGGTGGGAGGAACCGAGGCGCTGCTGGGCGGCGCGCCACTCGCTCTCGGCCACTTCCGCCTGGGTGCGGATGGTGTCGAACTGCTGGGCGGAGATCTCCTCGCGGTCGGCGAGGGGCTTCATCCGCTGGACGTCGCTCTTGGCCTTGTCGAGGTTCGCCTTCCGGGCGTCGAGGGTCGCCTTGACGGTCTCCAGGTCCGAGCCCTTGCCCTGCTGGAAGGCCACCCGGGCGCGGGCCAGATCGGCCTTGGCGCCCTCGACCTGGGCCTGGGCCTGGGAGTAGGCCGCCTTGGCCTGGGCGAGGCGGGCCTGGATGTCGCGGGGATCGACGGCGACGATGGGATCGCCGGCCTTCACCGCCTGGTTGTCCTCCACCAGCACCTTGTCGACGGTGCCGTAGACGCGGCAGGAGATGGGCACGAGGTGACCGTCCACCTGGGCGTCGTCCGTGCTCACGCGGTTGCGGGAGTAGAACCACATCCCGGCGCCGATGAGCAGGACGACGGGCACGCCGATTTTGAGGGCGAGCATGGCTCGGGAGCCGTTGGGGGCCGGTTCCTCCACGGGAGGCACGGCCTGGGCGGGGGCATCTTGGTTCATGGGAGTCTCCATCAGCGGGCGAAGGTCTGTTCGAGCTGCCCCGTGGCCCGGGCCAGGTCCGCGCGGGACTGGTTCAGGCGGTAGAGGGCGCTGATCTGGTTGTCGTTGGCGCGGGCGAGTTCGTCCTGCGCGTTGATCACTTCGATGTTGTTGCTCACCCCCGCCTCGAAGCGGTGGCGGGCCTGGGAGAGGGCCTCGGTGGCGAGGTTGACGGCCAGATCGGCCACTTCCACCTCGTGGGAGCCCGCCTCCAGTTCGGCCTGGGCGACCTGCACCTCGAGGCCCACCTGCGCGCGGATGTCGCGGCGGCTCTCCTGGACGCGGGCTTCCTCGGACTTGGCGCGGGCGATCTGGGAGGAGATCAGGCCGCCGGTGAACAGCGGCACGCGGACGCCCAGGGTCACCTGGTAGGTGTGGGTCCAGGGCTGGGACTGGAGCGTGGTGGAACCGATGACGCCGCTGGCCGTCAGGGTGGGCAGGCGCTGGCTCTGGGCGGCCTGGCGCAGGTTCGCGGCGGCCCGCTCGCGGGCGTCCAGCACCGCCAGTTCCGGGCGCTGGGCCAGGCCGGCCTGGTAGGCCTCCTGGAGCCCGGCGCCGGGAAGGGCGGGGGCGGCCAGGGAATCCGCCAGGTCGATCACCGTCCCGGGGGCCAGATCAAGCAGGCGTCCCAGTCCCGCCAGGGCCGTGAGGCGCTGGGTTTGGGCCTGGATGAGGCGCTGCCGCTCGGTCTGGAGCTGGACCTGGGACCGCAGGCTGTCGAGCTTGGTGCCCACGCCCTCCTTCTGCTGGTTTCCGGCCAACTGTGCGAGGGCTTCGGCCAGTTCGATCCGCGATTCCGCGGCCTTCACGGAAGCGGCGGCCCGCAGGGCGCGCAGGTACTGGCCCACGACCAGCCCGGCCACTTCCTCGCGGACGGCGCGGCCCTGGGCGCGGGCGGCGTCCTCCCCGTGGCGGGCGGCCCGCCACTTCTTCCACAGGCTGAGGTCGAAGAGGGACACCTGGGCCTCTACGCCCACCTGGCCCCAGTTGAAGGGACCCACGACTTCCGGCCCATTGGGCTGGGGCATGCCCATGAGGGCGTCGAGGTTGTACTTGTTGCGCTGGCCCAGGGCCTGGGCCCCCACCTGGGGCATCAGGGCCGCGGCGGCGGAGCGGCGGTCGTCGCCGCTTTCCGCGATGGCCAGCAGCGACTGCTGGACCTTGGGATTCTGATCGAGCGCGATCCGCAGGGCCTGGGACAGGGTGAGCGTCACCGATTTCGCCGGAGCGGCGGCCGGGGCGGGGGCTGAGGGAGGGGCCTGGGCCGCCAGGGGCGTCCCGGAGGCCGCCGAAGCGGCGGCGAGCGCGAGGCAGAGCGCGGATCCCCGGCCTGGGCCCGCGAAGGTGCGTGACATGAAAACCTCCATCCGACGTGAGGAAGCGCCCGCGCGGCTCATAGGGAAGCCCCCGCGTTGGCGCGCATGCGGTTCAGAAATCCTTTGAACTGGTCCAGTTCCTCCCGCGTGAACCCCTTGAGGTACGCGTTCAGCACCTTGATGGCCACCGGGGGGAGGAGAGGATACAGTTCCCGGCCCGCCTCCGTGAGTTCCAGGGTGATGACCCGACGGTCCGAACGGCTCCGGACCCGGTGGATCAGCCCTTTTTCCTCCAGCCGGTCCAGCATCCGCGTCATGGACCCGGTGTCGTAGCGGGTGAAGCGGCAGAGTTCCGAGGCGGTGGAGGCGCAGCCGTTGGCGATCCGCATCAGGATCACCCACTGGGCGCCGGTGATGTCCATCGCGAGGCTGGTCATCTCGTCGTCGAAGGCCATGAGCAGCCTGCGGGAGATGTCGGCGATGGACAGCCCCACATTGTCCTGCGGATTGTAGTTTTCAGCGGTATATAGCGCCTCGACTACCCGGCTTTCCTCGTCCATTGTCGACTCGACCCTATTAAATGCTTAAGCAACCACTGCCAAGGCAGTAATGTATCGGCCGGGGGAAGCCCTTGTCAACCGCCCTTCGGGAAACCGCGAACCTTTCGCCGGTGCCGTCATCCTGGAGGTGGAGGTTCCATGGTCCGCCCCGCCCTGTTTCCCGCCCTGCTGGCCCTGCCTCTGCTGGCCCAGCCCGCTCTGGATCGCCACGTCGGCTTCCCGGGCTTCAACGCGTTTCCCCTCAAAGGGAGCGTGACGCCCAGCGGGAACCACCCCTACTTCGCGGTGATGGTGGCCGGGTCGGGCCCCACCGACCGGGATTGGTCCAATCCCCTGATTCCCCTTTCGAGCCACGGGGGGCGCGACTTCGCCGCGTGGCTCCAGGCGCAGGGCGTGGGCTCCCTCCGGTACGACAAGCGGTTCATCGGGTCCAAGGATCCCAAGCTGGACGTGTCCCTGGACGCGCAGGTGGGGGACATCCGGGCCGCGCTGAAGGCCGCGCGGGACCTGCCGGAAGCGAAGGGGAAGAAGCTGCTGCTGGTGGGCCACAGCGAAGGGGCGCTGCTGTCGCTGCTGGCGGCGGGGGAGGCGGACGCGGTGCTTCTGCTGGCCCTGCCGGGCGCCAGCATGGGCCGCACCATCCTCGCCCAGGTCAAGGGCCAGCTGGACGCCGCCCAGGCTCCTGAAGCCGTGACCCAGGCGAACCTCCAGTTCCTGGAGGCGGCGCTCGACGCCCTCCGTCGCGACCGTCCGCTTCCTCCCGCCGGCGATCAGGTCGCGCCCGGCGTCGCGCGGCTGGCGGCTTCCCTGGCGGTGCCCGCCACGCGCAGTTTCGTGAAGGACACCCTGGACCTGGACCCCTGGACCCTGGCCCAGCGCCTGGCGGTGCCCTGCGCCGTGGCCTGGGGGGACCGCGACATCCAGACGCGAAAACCCGACGGGGTGCCTCCCGGCTTCAAGGGCGCCGTCATCGAGATCCCCGAGGCCAACCACCTATTCAAGCGGGAGACCCGGGCGCGGGCCGGCCTGACCGGACCGGACGCCATCAGCGCCTACGGGGACGGCGCGCCCCTGGCGGATCTGGCGCCCCTGGCGGCCTGGCTGAAGACGCTGAAATAGCTATCGCGTCGGCGGGACGGCGACGAACAGGGTGTGGATTCCGCCGTGGTCGGAGGTCATCCCCGACAGGGTGAGCGTCTGGGCCATGTGCTCGCTGAAATACTTCGCCAGACTGGCCTTGCCGTCGCGCCGGGGATGGTGGGGCTCGGGCATGAGGATGTAGAGCGTCCCGCCGGAGGTCAGGAGCCCCGCGGGCGCCCCTTCGGCCACGCACTTGGACCCGCAGTCCCGGTGGGCGTCCCCGCGCTTTCCCAGCTGGGTGTAGCACGACACGTCCACGATCTCGCCGGTGACCGTCAGGGGCTTGCCTTCGGCCAGGACCTTCTTGTTCGCCTCGGTCGCGGCGGCCTCGTAGGTGGTGGCGGACCAGGCGGGTTTGGCGGGAGCGGGATCCTGGGCCAGGAGCGCCAGGGCAAGGAAGAACATGGAAGCCTCCTGAAAAACCTCAGGGTAGGCGCGCGCCGGTCCTGCACAACGGAGGAAATGGAAAAATGCGGTCCATCGGGTTTCCTCCGGCCGCGGCGGAAGCAAGGAGCCGCTCCGTTGGGCAGGCTAGACTGGCCCTTCATCCGGAGGTCCCATGTTCAGCCTTCAGGGCAAGGTCGCCCTCGTCACCGGCGCCAGCCAGGGCATCGGGGAAGCCATCGCGAAGCAGCTCGCGGCCCAGGGGGCGACGGTGGTCTGCGCGGCCCGGACGCTGAGGAAGCTGCAGGAAGTGGCGGACGCCATCGAAGAGGCCGGCGGCAAGGCGGACGTGGTGGTGGCGGATCTGTCGGATCCCGCTTCCGTGCGGGCCGCGGTGGCGACGACGGTGGAGCGCCACGGCGCCATCCACATCCTGGTGAACAACGCGGGAATCACCCGCGACAAGCTCCTGATCCAGATGAAGGAAGAGGACTGGGACGCGGTCATCGACACCAACCTCAAGGGGGCGTGGACGGCCATCCAGGCGTCCACCAAGCCGATGATGAAGCAGCGCTGGGGCCGGATCATCAACATCGCGTCCGTGGTGGGCCAGATGGGCAATCCGGGCCAGTCCAACTACGTGGCGGCCAAGGCCGGGCTCATCGGCCTCACCAAGTCCGTGGCCCGGGAGCTGGCGAGCCGCAACGTCACCGCCAACGCGGTCACGCCCGGCTACGTGGAGACCGCCATGACCGCCGGCCTGCCCGACGCGGTGAAGGCAGAGTTCACCCAGCAGATCCCGCTGGGACGGATGGGCACGGCGGCCGACATCGCCGCGGCGGTGGCCTTCCTGGCCAGCGAAGAGGCCAGCTACATCACGGGCCAGGTCCTGGGCGTGAACGGCGGCCTGTACATGTAGCTCGGAGGACACCGTGGGTCTGCTTCCGGACGGAGTCCCCGACCGCTTCCGCACCGCCTGGGCGGGGTTCCGCTTCCGGCGCCACTGGCCGTGGGTGGCGGTGGTGTGGGGCATCCTGCTGGCGCTGCCGCCGGGGCGTTCGGGCTGCGCGGCGCTGCTGCTGTGGATCGGCGGGCCCGTGCTCGCCTTCCGCGGGCTGCGGTGGATCTGGGACCGGCTGCTGTTCCGGGTGTCGCGCCGGCTGTGGGTCATCCTCGCGCTGATGTCCGCGCTGCCCGTGGCGGCCCTGGCCCTCGCCTTGATGGCCCTGAGCTGGCTGGGGCTGGGCGCCCAGGTGAGCCGGTCCACGCAGCAGGCGCTGGGCACCTGGGAAGGGGCCCTGAAGATGGCCGCCCGCGAGCCCGGCGACGCCGCGGCGCTGCAGCTCCTGCGGAGCTATGGCGACGCGTGGGTGGAGCATGTCCGCGAGCTGCCTCCGGGCGTTTCCGAGACCTTCCTCGGGATGGTGTGGGCGGACCACCGCGAATCTGATCCCGGCGCGCCCGGGCAGGACACCTACCTCCGCGCGGTGCGGAAGGAGCCCGGCGGCTACCGCGTCCTATCGCTCCCCCTGGGCGTTCTGGGGGATCGCACCCAGGCGCTGGCGGGGGGACAGGTGGCCTTCGGCCTCGCGCCCCGCCAGGGCGAAGACGGCCACAGGATGCGGATCCGGGCCGGGAAGGAAAGCCGCGAATCGGCGGTTCTGGTGGGCCAGGGGGAGGCGCTGGCGGCCTGGACCAAGGGCGTGCCCCTGGAGGGTTCGGGGCTGTTCGCCCCCTTCCGCCTGCCGCCCCTGGCCTTCCCCCTCACCGAGTGGGCCACGGGCCGGCCCCTGGTGCTCACCGCGACGCCGGAGACGAACCTCTACGCCCTGTTCGCGGGCTACCGCAGTGGGGAAGGCCAGGCCCTGTCCGAGGGCATGGTGAAGGCCGTGGTGGTGCTGACCCTGGTGCTCGTCGCCCTGCTTCTCGCGCAGCTGGTGGCGGCGCTGCTGGGGCTCGTCCTGGCCTGGTCCCTCGGGCGGGCCGTGAACGACCTCCACGGCGGCGTGAAGCGCCTCAGCCAGGGCGATTTCACGGCCCGCATCCGGCCCCGGGGCCGCGACCAGGTGGCCCACCTCTCCGCGGCCTTCAACGAGATGGCGGGCCGGCTCCAGACCGCCGCCACGGAGCGGGAGGAGCGGCTGCGGATGGAGGAGGAACTGCGGGTGGCCCGCGAGGTCCAGATGCGCCTCCTCCCCGACCTGGAAGCCCTGCGGATGCCGTCCATCCGCGCGACGATCCTGCCGGCGCGGGAAGTGGCGGGCGACTACTACGACCTGTTCCCCCTGCTGGACGGCGGCCTGGCCTTCCTCATCGCCGACGTCAGCGGGAAGGGCACCAGCGCCGCCTTCTACGCCGCGGAGACGAAGGGCGTCCTGTCTGCCCTGGACAAGCAGGCCCTGGGGCCCGCCGAGGTGGCGGAGCGCCTCAACGCCATCTGGTGCGGGGGCCACGGTCGGAACCTGTTCCTCACCCTCGCCTACGGGACCTTCCATCCCCGCACCGGCCGGTTCGCGTTCGTGCGGGCGGGCCATCCTCCGGCCTACCTCCGCCGCGCCGACGGCACCGTGACGCGCCTCCAGCCGAAGGGCCTGGGCATCGGGCTCACGGCCACCCGCTTCGCCGCCGCCACCGAAGTCTGCGAAGGGAGCCTGGAACCGGGCGACTGCCTGGTGTTCTTCACGGACGGGCTGTCCGAAGCCCAGGACGCCGCGGGCGGGTTCTACGGCGAAGCGCGGCTGGAAGCCCTGCTTCGCGGCCCTGCGGAGAACCTGCAGGCCGCCATCCTCGCCGACGTCGTCGCCTTCACCGCCGGGTGTCCCCTGGCGGACGACCTCACCCTCCTGATCCTCAGCCGCTGATCGCTCAGCGCGCGGCGGTCAGTTCGCGCACGATTTCCGGCGCCTGGACCTTCGCTCCGGCCAGGGCCTTGGCGAAGAGGGCCTGGGCCTCTTCCGTGCGGCCCTCGCTCCGGGCCAGCCAGGCCTGGGCGCGCAGGATGTAGGGGGTTTCCTCGGCGGAGCGGGCGCGGCTGCGCTCCAGCAGGCTGCGGCCCAGGGCGCGCCGGCCTTCCCGGGCGAAGCACTCGGCTTCCCCGGCCAGGCAGTGGGCCTCCATGGAGGCGTCCCCCAGCTCCTGGTGGAGGGCGAGGGACTGGGCGTAGAACCCCCGTGCGGACACGTAGCGGCCGGCGGTGCGGTGGATCTCCCCCAGGTTGTAGAGCGCGAGGCCCTCCTTGGGGCGGAGGCGGGTCTTGCGCGCCTGCTCCAAGAACCGCTCCCCCATTTCCTGGGCGCGGTCCAGGTCGCCCCGGGCCTGGGCGACGCTGGCGAGGCCCATGAAGGAGACGGCCAGCCCCGCCTCGTCTCCCAGCGTCTGCTGGAGGTCGCGGGTCTGGCGGTAGAACGCGTCGGCGCGGTCCAGCCCGCCCTCCTGTGCCAGGGCCAGATCGCCGAGATTGCCCGTCAGCAGGGCTTCCCCCCACCGGTCCCCGTGGGCGCGAACGGTCTTGAGGGCGTTGAGGTAGTGGGCCTCCGCCGCCGGGAGGTTGCCCCGCGACCGTTCCACCACCGCCAGGTTGTTGAGGGCGTGGGTGGCGTTGAGGGCATCGCCGCTGCCCTGGTAGAGGTCGAGGGACTTTCGGTACTCGGCCTCCGCGTCGGACAGCTTGCCCAGCCGCTGGAACTCCATGCCCCACAGGAGGTGGACGCCGGCCTCGAAGGCCGTCTGGCCCAGGGCCTGGGCCAGGGCCATGGTGGCCCGCCCGGTCTCTTTCGAGGCTTCCCACTCGCCGCGGGCGGCCTGGTCGCCGGACAGGTAGTGGAGGGCCTTCATTTCCGAAAGGCGGTCGCCGTGGGCTCGGGCCGCCCAGCGGGCCCACTGGAACACGGGCGCGGCGGGAGCCTCCGTCAGATGGGCCAGGCACCGGGCGTAGCCGAGGACGGCGGGGGCGAAATCCGGCGCCAGGGTGGCCGCGGCCAGGAAGGCCGGGGCGGCTTCCTTGAAGAGCCCCCGGTCCATCAGCTCCGCGCCCCGGGCGTAGGCGTCCAGGATCTCCTCCCGCAGGGCGGGGAGCGAGGTGGACGAGGAGGCGCCCGCCGCCCGGACGAGCTCCGCCGTCAGCCGCCGTGCCAGGGGCAGCGCCACCACCGGGCGGTCGCCGGGCTCGCGAAGCTCGCCGGCCCGGCGCACCCGTCCCTTCGCGTCGACCAGTTCGTAGGTGAGGACGGCCTCTCCGTCCGCGTTCCGGGCGAGTTTCCCGCGCAGGGTGAGCTGCGCGCCCAGCGCCGCGGCCAGGTGCGTCTCGGCATCCCGGGCGAGGGCGCCCCGCGGCGCGAGATGCAGGGAGGCGCGGGCGCGGCCCAGCGTGTCCGCGTCCAGGGGGGCCAGCTTGGGGTGGCCGCTGAGGGCGGTCTCCAGGATCTCCGGCAGGATCAGGTGGGTGGCCGCGTCCAGGCGGGGATCGCCGGTGGCGTTGAGGAAGGGCATCACAGCCAGGCGCGCGGGGCGCTCCCGCGTCAGGTCGGCGATGGCGCCCCGGTTCAGGAAGAGGTGGACGCCCAACCCCCCCGCCAGGGCCGCGGCGGTGCCCACCGCCGTCCAGCGCAGCAGGGTCCGGGGGCGGAGCAGCCGGTCGAGGGTCTCCACCACGCGCCCCGCGGTGGGCCGCTTGAAGGGGTGGGGCTCCAGCATGGCCCGCAGCAGGTCCGCCGTGCCCGAGGGCAGGCCGCGGGTCTTCCATTCCCGGCGATCCCCCGCCAGCGTGGCCTGGAGGCGCGCCCGGCCTTCGCCGGGAAAGGGATGCTCGCCCGCCAGCAGTTCCCAGGCCACCACCCCCAGGGAGAACACGTCGCTGGAGGAACCCGCCGCTTGGCCCTGGATCTGCTCGGGGGAGGCGTAGCCGGGGCTGCCCATGAAGGTGCCCGCCTGGGTGAGGCGCTCCCAGGAGCGGCCGGAGGTCCCCGACGGCGGTGGGTGGGTCGCCCCGTTCCCCGCCGGATCCGAAGCGGCGGGCCGCGCGGGCGCATCGTCGCTCGCCCGGCCATCTCCCAGCCGGGCGAGGCCGAAATCCAGGACCTTCACGTGGAGGGGCTGGGTGGCCGAGCGGGGCACCACCATGATGTTGCTGGGCTTCAGGTCGCGGTGGACCAGGCCCTTCGCGTGGGCCGCCTCCAGGGCGTGGGCCACGGCGCGGATGACCTGGAGCTTTTCCCGCGTGCTGAGCTCCGCCTGATCCAGGGTGGAACCCTCCACCAGCTCCATGGCGATGAAGGCGCCCTGGGGACCGTCCACCCAGTCGTGGATGTGGCAGACGCCGGGATGGTTGAGCTGGGCCAGGGCCAGGGC comes from the Geothrix sp. 21YS21S-4 genome and includes:
- a CDS encoding DHA2 family efflux MFS transporter permease subunit; amino-acid sequence: MTSSHRTINPWVIALTVMIATFMEVLDTSVANVALPHIAGDLSATVEETTWVLTSYLVANAVVLPLGGYFSSLIGRKRFYLTCVTVFTVASFLCGIAPSLGWLIFFRVLQGLGGGGLQPISQAILVETFPHEKRGAAMAVYGMGVVLAPIIGPVLGGWLTDNFSWHWIFLINIPVGFLSFTLTSSLVQDPPTFHRISLKEGARFDYLGIGILTLGLASLEIVLDEGQRKDWFSSNFIVFFAITAAVALVFAVLYELRKARPIVDFRLLKDRTFAVAILMLFVLGFVLYGSLALLPIFLQTLLGYTALLSGWVLSPGGLAIMLMMPVVALLLKKVDTRWLIGIGFFACGLGLIQMAGFNLQVDFQTAMWSRVVQSLGFAFLFIPINVSAFQHIPPEKTSHAAGLMNLVRNIGGSTGIALATTMLARRAQVHQANLMGHLTPGDPAYQGFLDRAAQMGVLRGGLSPADAAHMAQGSVYGTVLKQSSMMAFSDTFWFMGMMCFVLFPLLFLMRGSRATGDVPID
- a CDS encoding HlyD family secretion protein: MNQDAPAQAVPPVEEPAPNGSRAMLALKIGVPVVLLIGAGMWFYSRNRVSTDDAQVDGHLVPISCRVYGTVDKVLVEDNQAVKAGDPIVAVDPRDIQARLAQAKAAYSQAQAQVEGAKADLARARVAFQQGKGSDLETVKATLDARKANLDKAKSDVQRMKPLADREEISAQQFDTIRTQAEVAESEWRAAQQRLGSSHQEADIRKVAVGAAEARLASAQAQVEQARAAQEGLELQLGYTQILAPVDGVVTRRIVEAGQTIQPGQGLLTLIPLHQTWVTANFKETQLARMQPGQEAEIKVDMNGVVLKARVDSIAGSTGSRMSLLPPENAVGNFVKVVQRIPVKIHIDEQDAKKVILRPGMNVEATVILK
- a CDS encoding TolC family protein codes for the protein MSRTFAGPGRGSALCLALAAASAASGTPLAAQAPPSAPAPAAAPAKSVTLTLSQALRIALDQNPKVQQSLLAIAESGDDRRSAAAALMPQVGAQALGQRNKYNLDALMGMPQPNGPEVVGPFNWGQVGVEAQVSLFDLSLWKKWRAARHGEDAARAQGRAVREEVAGLVVGQYLRALRAAASVKAAESRIELAEALAQLAGNQQKEGVGTKLDSLRSQVQLQTERQRLIQAQTQRLTALAGLGRLLDLAPGTVIDLADSLAAPALPGAGLQEAYQAGLAQRPELAVLDARERAAANLRQAAQSQRLPTLTASGVIGSTTLQSQPWTHTYQVTLGVRVPLFTGGLISSQIARAKSEEARVQESRRDIRAQVGLEVQVAQAELEAGSHEVEVADLAVNLATEALSQARHRFEAGVSNNIEVINAQDELARANDNQISALYRLNQSRADLARATGQLEQTFAR
- a CDS encoding MarR family winged helix-turn-helix transcriptional regulator; the encoded protein is MDEESRVVEALYTAENYNPQDNVGLSIADISRRLLMAFDDEMTSLAMDITGAQWVILMRIANGCASTASELCRFTRYDTGSMTRMLDRLEEKGLIHRVRSRSDRRVITLELTEAGRELYPLLPPVAIKVLNAYLKGFTREELDQFKGFLNRMRANAGASL
- a CDS encoding alpha/beta hydrolase, which gives rise to MVRPALFPALLALPLLAQPALDRHVGFPGFNAFPLKGSVTPSGNHPYFAVMVAGSGPTDRDWSNPLIPLSSHGGRDFAAWLQAQGVGSLRYDKRFIGSKDPKLDVSLDAQVGDIRAALKAARDLPEAKGKKLLLVGHSEGALLSLLAAGEADAVLLLALPGASMGRTILAQVKGQLDAAQAPEAVTQANLQFLEAALDALRRDRPLPPAGDQVAPGVARLAASLAVPATRSFVKDTLDLDPWTLAQRLAVPCAVAWGDRDIQTRKPDGVPPGFKGAVIEIPEANHLFKRETRARAGLTGPDAISAYGDGAPLADLAPLAAWLKTLK
- the fabG gene encoding 3-oxoacyl-[acyl-carrier-protein] reductase, which translates into the protein MFSLQGKVALVTGASQGIGEAIAKQLAAQGATVVCAARTLRKLQEVADAIEEAGGKADVVVADLSDPASVRAAVATTVERHGAIHILVNNAGITRDKLLIQMKEEDWDAVIDTNLKGAWTAIQASTKPMMKQRWGRIINIASVVGQMGNPGQSNYVAAKAGLIGLTKSVARELASRNVTANAVTPGYVETAMTAGLPDAVKAEFTQQIPLGRMGTAADIAAAVAFLASEEASYITGQVLGVNGGLYM
- a CDS encoding SpoIIE family protein phosphatase — protein: MGLLPDGVPDRFRTAWAGFRFRRHWPWVAVVWGILLALPPGRSGCAALLLWIGGPVLAFRGLRWIWDRLLFRVSRRLWVILALMSALPVAALALALMALSWLGLGAQVSRSTQQALGTWEGALKMAAREPGDAAALQLLRSYGDAWVEHVRELPPGVSETFLGMVWADHRESDPGAPGQDTYLRAVRKEPGGYRVLSLPLGVLGDRTQALAGGQVAFGLAPRQGEDGHRMRIRAGKESRESAVLVGQGEALAAWTKGVPLEGSGLFAPFRLPPLAFPLTEWATGRPLVLTATPETNLYALFAGYRSGEGQALSEGMVKAVVVLTLVLVALLLAQLVAALLGLVLAWSLGRAVNDLHGGVKRLSQGDFTARIRPRGRDQVAHLSAAFNEMAGRLQTAATEREERLRMEEELRVAREVQMRLLPDLEALRMPSIRATILPAREVAGDYYDLFPLLDGGLAFLIADVSGKGTSAAFYAAETKGVLSALDKQALGPAEVAERLNAIWCGGHGRNLFLTLAYGTFHPRTGRFAFVRAGHPPAYLRRADGTVTRLQPKGLGIGLTATRFAAATEVCEGSLEPGDCLVFFTDGLSEAQDAAGGFYGEARLEALLRGPAENLQAAILADVVAFTAGCPLADDLTLLILSR
- a CDS encoding serine/threonine-protein kinase, with product MSNDFPPSSDSAAESRILAIGAVIGRFRVEALLGTGGMGEVYRVWDSALERSVALKALHPGGAGDTGAVERFRREALALAQLNHPGVCHIHDWVDGPQGAFIAMELVEGSTLDQAELSTREKLQVIRAVAHALEAAHAKGLVHRDLKPSNIMVVPRSATQPLHVKVLDFGLARLGDGRASDDAPARPAASDPAGNGATHPPPSGTSGRSWERLTQAGTFMGSPGYASPEQIQGQAAGSSSDVFSLGVVAWELLAGEHPFPGEGRARLQATLAGDRREWKTRGLPSGTADLLRAMLEPHPFKRPTAGRVVETLDRLLRPRTLLRWTAVGTAAALAGGLGVHLFLNRGAIADLTRERPARLAVMPFLNATGDPRLDAATHLILPEILETALSGHPKLAPLDADTLGRARASLHLAPRGALARDAETHLAAALGAQLTLRGKLARNADGEAVLTYELVDAKGRVRRAGELREPGDRPVVALPLARRLTAELVRAAGASSSTSLPALREEILDAYARGAELMDRGLFKEAAPAFLAAATLAPDFAPAVLGYARCLAHLTEAPAAPVFQWARWAARAHGDRLSEMKALHYLSGDQAARGEWEASKETGRATMALAQALGQTAFEAGVHLLWGMEFQRLGKLSDAEAEYRKSLDLYQGSGDALNATHALNNLAVVERSRGNLPAAEAHYLNALKTVRAHGDRWGEALLTGNLGDLALAQEGGLDRADAFYRQTRDLQQTLGDEAGLAVSFMGLASVAQARGDLDRAQEMGERFLEQARKTRLRPKEGLALYNLGEIHRTAGRYVSARGFYAQSLALHQELGDASMEAHCLAGEAECFAREGRRALGRSLLERSRARSAEETPYILRAQAWLARSEGRTEEAQALFAKALAGAKVQAPEIVRELTAAR